TATTACTAAAAATGAAAAACCTTCTATTTTATAACCATATGTTATAGCTCTAAGTAGTCTTGTAGAATGTGTAAGAGGCAATAATTCAATAAAACTTCTAAGCAGATAAGGCATACGTCCCAATGAAAAAAAAGTACCACATAAAAAAGCCATAGGAGTAATTACAAAACTTGTAAATCTATTCATATCATAATGAGTATCTATAATCATTGCAGCAAGAAAACCTAAACAAGCAAACATCAAACTATTTATAAAACAAGTTAAAATAAACAGAAAGTTTATATTTATAAAAATTCCAAATAAAGCTACTGTTGCAATTATTAAAAAAGCAGAATACATTCCTCTAAAAGCTCCTGCTAAAACATGTCCTAAAGTAAGCATATACATTCTAGTTGGAGATATAAGATACATCTCAAAGCTTTTTTCATGTAGCCTTGAAACACTTATACGCATGGATATAGCACTATAACTTGCTCTCATAGTAGTAAGAGCTATTATACCCGGTAATATGTAAAATAAGTACGACTTGCCTTCAACAGTTACACTGCTTCCTACTCCAAATCCAAAAGTTACAAGATATAATAAAGGTGTAACAATCAGAGCACTTG
The genomic region above belongs to Caminicella sporogenes DSM 14501 and contains:
- a CDS encoding ABC transporter permease: MEIMTILWREWIFFKRRFWKITSALIVTPLLYLVTFGFGVGSSVTVEGKSYLFYILPGIIALTTMRASYSAISMRISVSRLHEKSFEMYLISPTRMYMLTLGHVLAGAFRGMYSAFLIIATVALFGIFININFLFILTCFINSLMFACLGFLAAMIIDTHYDMNRFTSFVITPMAFLCGTFFSLGRMPYLLRSFIELLPLTHSTRLLRAITYGYKIEGFSFLVIITYTIIFYVLSVRICFEEDRA